From the Palaemon carinicauda isolate YSFRI2023 chromosome 42, ASM3689809v2, whole genome shotgun sequence genome, one window contains:
- the LOC137632867 gene encoding uncharacterized protein PF3D7_1120000-like, whose translation MIIANSNPKCRGTWTRIEKEKKSVTDYALVREEDEEGISSMENNEVKRRIKVQESLVDLYIQEEKQKEEGLRIIKQVEEIKVKGGMNSTAFWEFKKKVDGKNASKCTAIRGKDREIIEDVEEIKKEYEKFYSDLFKLENPQSEEETLAEEINNMFDKWLSGSDRVISSKEEKITYQEVEAIVKSLRDKYTTDRQGLNNVVIKMMGKEIIESLKLILTEIDESICIPKEWEEMWILSIHKKGNKMELENKRGLFITSIISEIYEKIRMKKYKDRFKEEMSRFQCGEWMLDILRAIWGEEIKPKDWKEWIMVPIFKQKR comes from the exons atgataattgcaaatagtaacccgaaatgcagagggacttggacgagaattgaaaaagagaagaaatcagtgaCAGATTATGCTCTAGTTAGAGAAGAGGACGAAGAAGGTATTAGTAGCATG gaaaacaatgaggtCAAGAGAAGAATTAAAGTACAAGAGAGCCTCGTAGACCTATacatacaagaagaaaaacaaaaagaggaaggtttaagaataatcaagCAAGTAGAAGAGATCAAAGTAAAAGGAGGTATGAACAGCACAGCCttctgggaattcaagaagaaagtagatggaaaaaatgccagtaaatgtacagcaatcagaggaaaggatagagaaataatagaggatgttgaagaaataaagaaagaatatgaaaaattctaCAGTGATTTATTTAAGCTAGAAAATCCCCAAAGTGAAGAAGAGACCCTGGCAGAAGAAATCAACAACATGTTTGATAAATGGCTGTCAGGAAGTGACAGAGTGATATCCAGCaaggaagagaaaataacatatcaagaagtagaagccatCGTAAAAAGCCTGAGAGACAAATACACAACGGACAGGCAAGGATTGAACAATGTTGTGATTAAAATGATggggaaagaaataatagaaagtctGAAGCTGATACTAACAGAAATTGACGAAAgcatatgtatccctaaagagtgggaagagatgtggatactttcaatccacaaaaagggaaataaaatggaactagaaaataaaagaggcttatTCATCACAAGCATAATTAGTGAAATAtacgagaaaataaggatgaaaaaatataaggacagattcaaagaagagatgagtcgattccagtgtggag aatggatgctggatatattaagagcaatatggggagaggaaataaAGCCTAAAGACTGGAAGGAGTGGATAATGGtacctatatttaagcagaaaaggTGA